The Podospora pseudocomata strain CBS 415.72m chromosome 1 map unlocalized CBS415.72m_1, whole genome shotgun sequence genome has a segment encoding these proteins:
- a CDS encoding uncharacterized protein (EggNog:ENOG503NZ6I; COG:Q), whose product MPEPQVIIITGASRGIGHAIATHLLKAGHKVVLTARSPETLEELQKEYPSQVQYLAADMTLPDTPYKLKELALLHFHHINAVIINHGALSPMTRVANSSIDDWKALFDANFFSALALAKETIPYLRETKGRLIFTSSGAATGAYTAWGAYGTSKAALNHLSKHIAVEEPDITSVAVSPGRVDTDMQKELREKGKAEMAPKDHEAFSKEFEAGTLVRPEQSGGVIANLAVSAKPELAGQYFKWNAPELAEYQLS is encoded by the exons ATGCCAGAACCTCAAGTAATtatcatcaccggcgccaGCCGTGGCATCGGCCATGCCATAGCCACCCACCTCCTGAAAGCAGGCCACAAGGTCGTCCTCACAGCTCGCTCCCCTGAAACGCTGGAGGAGCTTCAGAAAGAATACCCATCACAAGTCCAGTATCTAGCGGCTGATATGACCTTGCCTGAT ACACCCTACAAACTCAAGGaactcgccctcctccacttccaTCACATCAAcgccgtcatcatcaaccacggCGCCCTCTCGCCAATGACCCGCGTCGCCAACTCCTCCATTGACGACTGGAAAGCCCTCTTCGACGCCAACTTTTTTAGCGCCCTCGCCCTAGCCAAGGAAACCATCCCCTACCTGAGAGAAACCAAAGGCCGTCTCATCTTCACCTCATCGGGCGCCGCAACAGGAGCTTACACCGCCTGGGGCGCCTACGGAACCTCCAAAGCAGCGCTGAACCACCTTTCCAAGCACATTGCCGTTGAGGAACCAGACATCACTTCGGTAGCCGTCAGCCCTGGGAGAGTAGACACTGACATGCAAAAAGAACTTCGAGAAAAGGGCAAGGCGGAGATGGCACCAAAAGATCACGAAGCGTTCAGCAAAGAGTTTGAAGCAGGGACATTGGTGAGACCAGAGCAGTCTGGTGGTGTTATTGCTAATCTTGCTGTATCTGCGAAGCCAGAACTGGCCGGACAGTATTTCAA GTGGAATGCGCCAGAATTGGCCGAGTACCAATTGAGTTGA
- a CDS encoding uncharacterized protein (COG:E; EggNog:ENOG503NX11): MTIITTTTTTTTTDPNDNIIILGCGIIGLSTAYYLYLSPTNTNPITLIDPSPELFSSASGFAGGFLAKDWFSPSLTPLGALSFNEHARLAAENNGRENWGYTPSTCISYIQHHDGSKQQKRGDDWLRSGTSRVNAAPVEAEHDEARRPGWLKKKEGDKVEVISEEGTTAQVDPLRLCQWLLGEVMKRGGKVLQPAKATGLLRDDLTGEVKGVKVRDLKDGSERVVKGNRVVITAGVWTPKVFRTLFPQAKVGMRVGSLAGHSIVVRTPIWDTREGEEECHAVFTTHEKNFCPEMFSRLGGGGEVYFAGLNDSTLEVQDPEKGKARPLDEQRGLLREAVGDIIKGGDGGLEVVREGLCFRPVTEWGAPIVSQITGEDLGISVGDGGVWVAAGHGPWGIAMSLGTGVVMADLVEGKETRVDVRGLGYHGPNTHPVVVHTI; encoded by the coding sequence atgaccatcatcaccaccaccaccaccaccaccaccaccgaccccaacgacaacatcatcatcctcggctgcGGCATCATAGGCCTCTCCACAGCCTACTACCTCTACCtctcaccaaccaacaccaaccccataaCCCTCATCGATCCCTCCCCGGAACTCTTCTCCTCTGCCTCCGGCTTCGCAGGTGGCTTCCTCGCAAAAGATTggttctccccctccctcacccccctcggcgCCCTTTCGTTCAACGAACACGCCCGCCTGGCAGCTGAAAACAACGGCAGAGAAAATTGGGGGTACACACCCTCTACCTGCATCTCTTATATCCAGCACCATGACGGATCAAAGCAGCAGAAACGGGGTGATGACTGGTTGAGAAGTGGGACGTCAAGGGTTAATGCCGCGCCTGTGGAGGCGGAACATGACGAGGCGAGGAGACCGGgttggttgaagaagaaggagggggataaAGTCGAGGTTATCAGTGAGGAGGGGACTACGGCGCAGGTTGATCCTTTACGACTCTGTcagtggttgttgggggaggtgatgaaaCGAGGGGGGAAGGTGCTACAGCCTGCAAAGGCGacggggttgttgagggacgATCTTACAGGGGAGGTTAAGGGGGTGAAAGTGAGGGACTTGAAAGATGGGAGTGAGAGGGTTGTGAAGGGGAATAGAGTTGTGATTACAGCTGGGGTTTGGACACCAAAGGTGTTTAGAACGCTGTTTCCCCAGGCAAAGGTAGGGATGAGGGTGGGGAGTTTGGCTGGGCATAGTATTGTCGTTCGGACACCAATTTGGGATAcaagagagggggaggaagagtgtCATGCTGTTTTTACTACGCATGAAAAGAATTTCTGTCCGGAGATGTTTTCGAGGTtaggcgggggaggggaggtttaTTTTGCGGGGTTGAATGATTCTACTTTGGAGGTTCAGGATccggagaaggggaaagccAGGCCGTTGGATGAGCAgagggggttgctgagggaggcggtgggggatATTATaaagggtggtgatgggggcttggaggttgtgagggaggggttgtgttTCCGGCCTGTGACGGAGTGGGGGGCGCCGATTGTATCGCAGATCACAGGGGAGGACCTCGGGATCAGTgttggggacgggggagTTTGGGTTGCGGCCGGGCATGGGCCTTGGGGGATTGCGATGAGTCTGGGGACAGGTGTCGTCATGGCAGATTTGGTGGAAGGAAAGGAGACAAGGGTGGATGTAAGAGGTCTAGGATATCATGGGCCCAACACTCATCCTGTTGTCGTTCATACCATTTAG